In Bactrocera oleae isolate idBacOlea1 chromosome 3, idBacOlea1, whole genome shotgun sequence, a genomic segment contains:
- the LOC106623033 gene encoding small integral membrane protein 20, with the protein MVFLRGWRYAAFISCIGGGIGVALYPIIIEPMMNVEKYREIQKHNRAGIRQEEIQPGNMKVWSDPFGRK; encoded by the coding sequence ATGGTTTTTTTACGTGGGTGGAGATATGCAGCATTTATATCCTGCATTGGAGGCGGAATTGGCGTAGCACTTTACCCGATAATTATAGAACCAATGATGAATGTCGAAAAATATAGAGAGATTCAGAAACATAACCGGGCCGGAATTAGGCAAGAGGAAATACAGCCTGGAAATATGAAAGTTTGGTCGGATCCATTTGGACGCAAATAG